A window from Peromyscus eremicus chromosome 5, PerEre_H2_v1, whole genome shotgun sequence encodes these proteins:
- the Maf gene encoding transcription factor Maf isoform X2, translated as MASELAMNNSDLPTSPLAMEYVNDFDLMKFEVKKEPVETDRIISQCGRLIAGGSLSSTPMSTPCSSVPPSPSFSAPSPGSGSEQKAHLEDYYWMTGYPQQLNPEALGFSPEDAVEALISNSHQLQGGFDGYARGAQQLAAAAGAGAGASLGGSGEEMGPAAAVVSAVIAAAAAQSGAAPHYHHHHHHTTGHHHHPTAGAPGAAGGASASAGGAGGAGGGGPASAGGGGGGGGGGAAGAGGALHPHHAAGGLHFDDRFSDEQLVTMSVRELNRQLRGVSKEEVIRLKQKRRTLKNRGYAQSCRFKRVQQRHVLESEKNQLLQQVDHLKQEISRLVRERDAYKEKYEKLVSSGFRENGSSSDNPSSPEFFIS; from the exons atggcttcaGAACTGGCAATGAACAATTCCGACCTGCCCACCAGTCCCCTGGCCATGGAATATGTTAATGACTTCGATCTGATGAAGTTTGAAGTGAAAAAGGAACCGGTGGAGACCGACCGCATCATCAGCCAGTGCGGCCGTCTCATCGCCGGGGGCTCGCTGTCCTCCACCCCCATGAGCACGCCCTGCAGCTCGGTGCCCCCGTCCCCCAGCTTCTCGGCGCCCAGCCCGGGCTCGGGCAGCGAACAGAAGGCGCACCTGGAAGACTACTACTGGATGACCGGCTACCCGCAGCAGCTCAACCCCGAGGCGCTGGGCTTCAGCCCGGAGGACGCGGTCGAGGCGCTCATCAGCAACAGCCACCAGCTCCAGGGTGGCTTCGATGGCTACGCGCGGGGAGCACAGCAGCTGGCCGCAGCGGCGGGGGCCGGCGCCGGCGCCTCCCTGGGCGGCAGCGGCGAGGAGATGGGCCCCGCCGCCGCCGTGGTGTCCGCCGTGATCGCCGCGGCCGCCGCGCAGAGCGGCGCGGCACcgcactaccatcaccaccaccaccacaccacggggcaccaccaccacccgacggCCGGCGCCCCGGGAGCCGCGGGCGGCGCGTCCGCCTCTGCGGGCGGCGCGGGTGGCGCGGGCGGCGGTGGCCCGGCCAGTgccgggggcggcggcggcggcggcggcgggggcgcggcgggggcggggggcgcCCTGCACCCGCACCATGCCGCGGGAGGCCTGCACTTCGACGACCGCTTCTCGGACGAGCAGTTGGTGACCATGTCGGTGCGCGAGCTGAACCGGCAGCTGCGCGGGGTCAGCAAGGAGGAGGTGATCCGACTGAAGCAGAAGAGGCGGACCCTGAAAAACCGCGGCTATGCCCAGTCCTGCCGCTTCAAGAGGGTGCAGCAGAGACACGTCCTGGAGTCGGAGAAGAACCAGCTGCTGCAGCAGGTCGACCACCTCAAGCAGGAGATCTCCAGGCTGGTGCGCGAAAGGGACGCCTACAAGGAGAAATACGAGAAGTTGGTGAGCAGCGGGTTCCGAGAAAACGGCTCCAGCAGCGACAACCCGTCCTCTCCCGAATTTTTCAT ttCATGA
- the Maf gene encoding transcription factor Maf isoform X3 yields the protein MASELAMNNSDLPTSPLAMEYVNDFDLMKFEVKKEPVETDRIISQCGRLIAGGSLSSTPMSTPCSSVPPSPSFSAPSPGSGSEQKAHLEDYYWMTGYPQQLNPEALGFSPEDAVEALISNSHQLQGGFDGYARGAQQLAAAAGAGAGASLGGSGEEMGPAAAVVSAVIAAAAAQSGAAPHYHHHHHHTTGHHHHPTAGAPGAAGGASASAGGAGGAGGGGPASAGGGGGGGGGGAAGAGGALHPHHAAGGLHFDDRFSDEQLVTMSVRELNRQLRGVSKEEVIRLKQKRRTLKNRGYAQSCRFKRVQQRHVLESEKNQLLQQVDHLKQEISRLVRERDAYKEKYEKLVSSGFRENGSSSDNPSSPEFFINCPTGKLESSVGYATFGKPSGMCPMCS from the exons atggcttcaGAACTGGCAATGAACAATTCCGACCTGCCCACCAGTCCCCTGGCCATGGAATATGTTAATGACTTCGATCTGATGAAGTTTGAAGTGAAAAAGGAACCGGTGGAGACCGACCGCATCATCAGCCAGTGCGGCCGTCTCATCGCCGGGGGCTCGCTGTCCTCCACCCCCATGAGCACGCCCTGCAGCTCGGTGCCCCCGTCCCCCAGCTTCTCGGCGCCCAGCCCGGGCTCGGGCAGCGAACAGAAGGCGCACCTGGAAGACTACTACTGGATGACCGGCTACCCGCAGCAGCTCAACCCCGAGGCGCTGGGCTTCAGCCCGGAGGACGCGGTCGAGGCGCTCATCAGCAACAGCCACCAGCTCCAGGGTGGCTTCGATGGCTACGCGCGGGGAGCACAGCAGCTGGCCGCAGCGGCGGGGGCCGGCGCCGGCGCCTCCCTGGGCGGCAGCGGCGAGGAGATGGGCCCCGCCGCCGCCGTGGTGTCCGCCGTGATCGCCGCGGCCGCCGCGCAGAGCGGCGCGGCACcgcactaccatcaccaccaccaccacaccacggggcaccaccaccacccgacggCCGGCGCCCCGGGAGCCGCGGGCGGCGCGTCCGCCTCTGCGGGCGGCGCGGGTGGCGCGGGCGGCGGTGGCCCGGCCAGTgccgggggcggcggcggcggcggcggcgggggcgcggcgggggcggggggcgcCCTGCACCCGCACCATGCCGCGGGAGGCCTGCACTTCGACGACCGCTTCTCGGACGAGCAGTTGGTGACCATGTCGGTGCGCGAGCTGAACCGGCAGCTGCGCGGGGTCAGCAAGGAGGAGGTGATCCGACTGAAGCAGAAGAGGCGGACCCTGAAAAACCGCGGCTATGCCCAGTCCTGCCGCTTCAAGAGGGTGCAGCAGAGACACGTCCTGGAGTCGGAGAAGAACCAGCTGCTGCAGCAGGTCGACCACCTCAAGCAGGAGATCTCCAGGCTGGTGCGCGAAAGGGACGCCTACAAGGAGAAATACGAGAAGTTGGTGAGCAGCGGGTTCCGAGAAAACGGCTCCAGCAGCGACAACCCGTCCTCTCCCGAATTTTTCAT AAACTGCCCCACTggcaagttagagtcatcagtaGGCTATGCCACATTTGGGAAGCCCAGCGGCATGTGCCCAATGTGCTCATGA
- the Maf gene encoding transcription factor Maf isoform X1 produces MASELAMNNSDLPTSPLAMEYVNDFDLMKFEVKKEPVETDRIISQCGRLIAGGSLSSTPMSTPCSSVPPSPSFSAPSPGSGSEQKAHLEDYYWMTGYPQQLNPEALGFSPEDAVEALISNSHQLQGGFDGYARGAQQLAAAAGAGAGASLGGSGEEMGPAAAVVSAVIAAAAAQSGAAPHYHHHHHHTTGHHHHPTAGAPGAAGGASASAGGAGGAGGGGPASAGGGGGGGGGGAAGAGGALHPHHAAGGLHFDDRFSDEQLVTMSVRELNRQLRGVSKEEVIRLKQKRRTLKNRGYAQSCRFKRVQQRHVLESEKNQLLQQVDHLKQEISRLVRERDAYKEKYEKLVSSGFRENGSSSDNPSSPEFFMYPRDSSTSVM; encoded by the exons atggcttcaGAACTGGCAATGAACAATTCCGACCTGCCCACCAGTCCCCTGGCCATGGAATATGTTAATGACTTCGATCTGATGAAGTTTGAAGTGAAAAAGGAACCGGTGGAGACCGACCGCATCATCAGCCAGTGCGGCCGTCTCATCGCCGGGGGCTCGCTGTCCTCCACCCCCATGAGCACGCCCTGCAGCTCGGTGCCCCCGTCCCCCAGCTTCTCGGCGCCCAGCCCGGGCTCGGGCAGCGAACAGAAGGCGCACCTGGAAGACTACTACTGGATGACCGGCTACCCGCAGCAGCTCAACCCCGAGGCGCTGGGCTTCAGCCCGGAGGACGCGGTCGAGGCGCTCATCAGCAACAGCCACCAGCTCCAGGGTGGCTTCGATGGCTACGCGCGGGGAGCACAGCAGCTGGCCGCAGCGGCGGGGGCCGGCGCCGGCGCCTCCCTGGGCGGCAGCGGCGAGGAGATGGGCCCCGCCGCCGCCGTGGTGTCCGCCGTGATCGCCGCGGCCGCCGCGCAGAGCGGCGCGGCACcgcactaccatcaccaccaccaccacaccacggggcaccaccaccacccgacggCCGGCGCCCCGGGAGCCGCGGGCGGCGCGTCCGCCTCTGCGGGCGGCGCGGGTGGCGCGGGCGGCGGTGGCCCGGCCAGTgccgggggcggcggcggcggcggcggcgggggcgcggcgggggcggggggcgcCCTGCACCCGCACCATGCCGCGGGAGGCCTGCACTTCGACGACCGCTTCTCGGACGAGCAGTTGGTGACCATGTCGGTGCGCGAGCTGAACCGGCAGCTGCGCGGGGTCAGCAAGGAGGAGGTGATCCGACTGAAGCAGAAGAGGCGGACCCTGAAAAACCGCGGCTATGCCCAGTCCTGCCGCTTCAAGAGGGTGCAGCAGAGACACGTCCTGGAGTCGGAGAAGAACCAGCTGCTGCAGCAGGTCGACCACCTCAAGCAGGAGATCTCCAGGCTGGTGCGCGAAAGGGACGCCTACAAGGAGAAATACGAGAAGTTGGTGAGCAGCGGGTTCCGAGAAAACGGCTCCAGCAGCGACAACCCGTCCTCTCCCGAATTTTTCAT GTACCCAAGGGACTCTTCTACATCTGTGATGTGA